One Candidatus Zixiibacteriota bacterium genomic window, GGATTCCGTCGATCGTACCCTGTACTTCTCCCGGTACGGGCGTTTGACGCTGCTCTGCGGAAATGCCGTCAACCAGGCGGGTCAGATCGTTGCGAGTGAAGCCGAGCAGTGACCGGATGTGCTCTACGTAGTCCGGATTCATGGGACGGCGGTCATCCTCGAAAAAGGCGTTGACGATGTAATCTCCCTCACTGACGAACGATTGGAATGATTCCGCGATTTCCACCTCAATGTCCCCAGGCGGTTTGCCGGGTTGGTTTTGGTGTGACGCCAACCAGTCGAAATAGTCGGCGATGCGGGAGGGAACGCCGGCGATTGCGTCTTCGCGATTAACGGCCTTGGAATAGCAGCCGGGGAGATCGAACACCCACGCGACCCAATGACGAGGCTCGATATCTTCAACACCGATGCGGTAGGTCATAGAATATCTCATCGTAGCTTGGTGAGAGTTATGGACGGGTTGTTTCTTTCACAAACGGATACCAATCCCACTGAAATAAAGATTCCTATTTAACATATAGATCAAGTACGCTGGATGCAATCGCAGATAAAGAGAATCTTGGACGCTGTTTTGGTTGACGGTGGGAGAGGCCGGCCGCATCGTGAGAGCAAAGAGGAACATACATGTGAGGTTAGCAGCCATGGGAGTACATATCTACCGGTCGATTCTGGTTTTCGCAGTTACATTTGTGATGGCATCAACGGCTTTTGCCGACACGGATGCGATAACAGAAGCATCCGGCTTTTCGGATGTGACGGTGTACCCTTCGATGAACGCCATGTCTGCCCCTCCGGCGGCGGCAATAACGGTGACTTTCGGCGCGGATATCGATGATAGTGTCGTTAGCACGGCCGATTTCCTCGTTTCGGGATCGTTATTCGGTCGCTATGAGGGAGAAGTGAGTTATGACCTGACGGATAGAACAGCTTCCTTTAAGAGTGCTGTTCCTTTCGCGTACGGCGAGCAGGTCCGAGTTGTATTGACCCATCTTGTCGCTCACCCGTACGGGGATTACTATTCGGTGCATTACACCTGGGAATTCACCGTTGCGACCAACTCCGAACATGGATTCCCGGGCAATCCTGCCTCGCTGACGGTGGGCTCGAAGCCGAAGTCGATCTGTGCAGCCGATTTCAACGGCGACGGCCTGGTCGATCTGGCGACTGCCAATCAGTACGGAGAGACCGTCTCGATCATCGTTCAGAAGGAGTCGGGCGGATTCTGGGATCATTCCGAGTACGCCGTGCCGGGGCGTCCTTATGATATCGCATCGGCCGACCTGAACTGCGACGGCGCGATGGACCTTCTGGTAGTGCTGAAGGATGTTGACTCGGTTCTCGTTATGCTGAACGCCGGATACGGCTTTTTCAGCAACGTGCATGCTCTTGCGACGGGAGACAATCCCACCGCAGTGGCTGCCGGCGACAGGAACCTCGACGGGTATCCGGACTTCTTCGTGGCCAATTCCGGCTCGCACAGTATTTCTGTATTCATAGGCACGGAGGACGGCCTGCCCGAGCAGGGAGATGAGTGTTTCTTCGGGACGACGACCGCGCCGTATTCGATCGCCCTGGCCGATTTCAACAACGACGGGGGTCTTTCGCTCGTTACCGGCAACGTTTACACCAATCAGGCAGCTATCATATATAGCTATGAATGGCCTGTGATCACATCATACGTCGGGTACGATATGGGGGATTTTCCCGGCGAAGTGGCCGTGGCGGATTTTGACGCGGACGGCTGGATGGACCTGGTTTCGGCCAATTCGCTCAGCAACGACCTGACCGTACGCCTGAATCAGGGAGACAACACCTTCACACCGCCGGTCAGCTATCCGACGGGTGATACGCCGTATTCCGTCGCGCTCGGCGATTTCAACGGGGACGGGTATATTGACATGGCCTCGGCGGGGTCCGCCGACCGGACCGTTACCGTTTTTATTAATGACGGCAGCGGTGATTTTCAACTGCTCGACGTTGACACGATCGGGACCAATCCGAACGATCTGATTGCCGTAGATGTTGACGGCGACGGACGGTTGGAGTTGGCCGCGGCCGACTGGGGAAGCGACGATATCTCGCTGCTGTCCTGGCTGGTCTGTCCCGACTCGGACGGTGACGGTGTGGGCGACCCGGGGTCGGGATCGGACGACTGTCCGCCGGATAATTGCCCGTATGTCTATAATCCGGACCAGGAGGATCTGGACGGCGACGGGGTCGGTGATTCCTGTTGCTGCTCGATGCGCGGAGATATCAATCAGGACGGCGGGGACAAACCCGATATTTCCGACCTGGTGTTTTTGATCGCCTGGATGTTTCAGGATCATGCGACGCCTGGCTGCATGCAGAACGCTGATGTGAACGGTTCCGGGGGAAAGGCCGATATTTCCGACCTGACTTATCTGATCAACTACCTTTTCCGAGGCACCGCCGCCCCGGTTCCGTGCGAGTAGAGGGGGATCTTCTGCGGTGGAGGCAAGCCCCACCGCTACGCTTTAATGATCCATAACCTTAGCGTAGCCAGCGGCTTGAAAGTCCTAAAATCACGGGATCAATCAAGAAATATCGTGAAAATCCGAAGTATGACTTCGGATTTGCACGATAATTGAGTAAAATCATAGTGAGGGGTAATGATTTGAAATCAGAGAAGCCCTGACTTTCAATCCGTTCTCGGTTGGTAACATCTGGGAGAGTCTGACTTCCCGGCGGGACTCTGCCAACTGAGCTTTTTTCTAAGATGAATCCCCGTAGTTGCAGCGCCGTGATTACTCGCATAAAAAAGCTCCCCGGGCAGGACGTGAGTAGAACATTTGATACACTGCTCAGCCACTTCAGACGAGCCGTTTAAGCGAAACGTGCTGGATGAGCTATCGGCCAAAGGACAAGCCGACTTATTCCGGGCAATGGTGGCAGTCTAC contains:
- a CDS encoding DinB family protein, which gives rise to MTYRIGVEDIEPRHWVAWVFDLPGCYSKAVNREDAIAGVPSRIADYFDWLASHQNQPGKPPGDIEVEIAESFQSFVSEGDYIVNAFFEDDRRPMNPDYVEHIRSLLGFTRNDLTRLVDGISAEQRQTPVPGEVQGTIDGILKHVAWAEWWYFDSLNLAFPQEEMPQDVLRMLDRVREHTLRQLPLLTNNDTLTERMGERWSARKIVRRTLWHERAHTEQIIRYLKRMP
- a CDS encoding FG-GAP-like repeat-containing protein, which gives rise to MGVHIYRSILVFAVTFVMASTAFADTDAITEASGFSDVTVYPSMNAMSAPPAAAITVTFGADIDDSVVSTADFLVSGSLFGRYEGEVSYDLTDRTASFKSAVPFAYGEQVRVVLTHLVAHPYGDYYSVHYTWEFTVATNSEHGFPGNPASLTVGSKPKSICAADFNGDGLVDLATANQYGETVSIIVQKESGGFWDHSEYAVPGRPYDIASADLNCDGAMDLLVVLKDVDSVLVMLNAGYGFFSNVHALATGDNPTAVAAGDRNLDGYPDFFVANSGSHSISVFIGTEDGLPEQGDECFFGTTTAPYSIALADFNNDGGLSLVTGNVYTNQAAIIYSYEWPVITSYVGYDMGDFPGEVAVADFDADGWMDLVSANSLSNDLTVRLNQGDNTFTPPVSYPTGDTPYSVALGDFNGDGYIDMASAGSADRTVTVFINDGSGDFQLLDVDTIGTNPNDLIAVDVDGDGRLELAAADWGSDDISLLSWLVCPDSDGDGVGDPGSGSDDCPPDNCPYVYNPDQEDLDGDGVGDSCCCSMRGDINQDGGDKPDISDLVFLIAWMFQDHATPGCMQNADVNGSGGKADISDLTYLINYLFRGTAAPVPCE